A single genomic interval of Litoreibacter ponti harbors:
- a CDS encoding HU family DNA-binding protein, which yields MATKPMTKTQLVAALAEEAGTDKKGAAAALDGLIAIITREVSGGGAVTLPGVGKIYCRERPARMVRNPATGEQIHKDADKVVKMTIAKALKDSVNG from the coding sequence ATGGCAACGAAACCAATGACCAAAACCCAGCTGGTCGCAGCACTGGCTGAGGAAGCAGGCACCGACAAGAAGGGCGCCGCTGCCGCTCTTGACGGCCTGATCGCAATCATCACCCGCGAAGTGTCCGGCGGCGGTGCCGTGACCCTTCCCGGCGTCGGCAAGATCTACTGCCGCGAGCGTCCGGCCCGCATGGTGCGCAACCCCGCCACCGGCGAGCAAATCCACAAGGATGCCGACAAGGTCGTGAAGATGACGATCGCAAAGGCACTGAAGGACAGCGTGAACGGCTAA